One segment of Stomatobaculum sp. F0698 DNA contains the following:
- a CDS encoding Fic family protein translates to MRKFDYSILKDRTWDNGILSYVSQIQEYKGKQELFTRQKPRELKRLIEIARIQNTESSNRIEGIVTTNPRLKQLMDDKTTPRNRDEEEILGYRNVLALVHEDYNAIPVRPNYILQMHRDLLRFTNLSYGGSFKTAPNEIDMVLGNGKKDTDSVFYTGFSLHSSI, encoded by the coding sequence ATGAGAAAATTTGATTATTCCATATTAAAAGATAGAACATGGGATAATGGAATACTGTCATATGTCTCACAGATACAGGAATATAAAGGCAAGCAGGAATTATTTACAAGGCAAAAGCCGAGGGAGCTTAAACGCCTTATTGAGATAGCCAGGATACAGAATACGGAAAGCTCTAACCGTATTGAAGGGATTGTAACAACCAATCCAAGGTTAAAACAGCTTATGGACGATAAGACCACGCCAAGAAATCGTGATGAAGAGGAAATTCTCGGCTATCGGAATGTTTTAGCTTTGGTGCATGAAGATTATAATGCCATACCGGTAAGACCTAACTACATCCTGCAGATGCATAGGGATTTGCTGCGGTTTACAAATCTATCATATGGCGGGAGCTTTAAAACTGCGCCAAATGAAATAGACATGGTTCTTGGCAATGGAAAGAAAGATACTGATTCCGTGTTTTACACTGGATTTTCTCTGCATTCATCCATTTAA
- a CDS encoding Fic family protein — translation MERKILIPCFTLDFLCIHPFNDGNGRMSRLLMLLLLYRSGYMVGQYISIEKAIADTKESYYKALADADKLWHEEKNDPKPFIKYMLGVILACYREYEARVTIAEKSGGRSTSYDIVKEFVLNKIGTFTKQEAMMACPSLGSSSVESALKKLVEDGTLTRLGAGRKTHYVRSDAAI, via the coding sequence ATGGAAAGAAAGATACTGATTCCGTGTTTTACACTGGATTTTCTCTGCATTCATCCATTTAATGACGGAAACGGAAGAATGAGCAGACTTCTTATGCTGCTCCTGCTTTATCGCAGCGGATATATGGTAGGACAGTATATCAGTATCGAAAAGGCCATTGCGGATACGAAAGAGTCGTATTACAAGGCCTTGGCGGATGCCGACAAACTGTGGCATGAAGAAAAGAATGATCCGAAGCCTTTTATAAAATATATGCTGGGTGTTATACTTGCCTGCTACAGGGAATATGAGGCGCGAGTGACTATTGCGGAAAAAAGCGGGGGCAGAAGCACATCTTATGATATCGTAAAGGAATTTGTTCTGAATAAAATCGGTACATTTACGAAGCAGGAAGCGATGATGGCCTGTCCGAGTCTCGGAAGCTCCTCCGTGGAATCAGCCCTAAAAAAACTGGTCGAGGATGGAACCCTTACACGATTGGGAGCAGGAAGAAAAACACACTATGTCCGATCGGATGCTGCAATCTGA
- a CDS encoding ArsR/SmtB family transcription factor, which yields MGYREDVKRIKALTDENRLAIMIALRHGEKCGCDLLEELNITQSTLSHHMKILADSGLVDYYKEGKWMHYSISAEGVQSFREMIAAYARCDCENNPEISCGCKK from the coding sequence ATGGGCTACAGAGAAGATGTCAAAAGGATAAAAGCGCTGACGGATGAAAACCGTCTGGCTATTATGATAGCACTCCGGCATGGTGAGAAGTGCGGCTGTGACCTGTTGGAGGAGCTTAATATCACGCAGTCCACGCTTTCCCATCATATGAAGATACTTGCGGACAGCGGACTTGTGGACTACTACAAAGAAGGCAAATGGATGCATTACTCAATTTCCGCGGAGGGCGTGCAGTCCTTCCGGGAGATGATCGCAGCTTATGCGCGGTGCGACTGTGAGAATAATCCGGAAATCAGCTGCGGTTGCAAGAAGTAA
- a CDS encoding permease: protein MGIGDFIQNQILRMKWLESLIHSLLTSLGLDTTARIGGSIQFFLYDVIKITVLLCVLIFIISYIQSYFPPERSKKIMGRFHGIGANTVAALLGTVTPFCSCSSIPIFIGFTSAGLPLGVTFSFLISSPMVDLGSLVLLMSIFGAKIAIVYVIVGLIIAVIGGTIIEKLHLENELEDVVKSALKAGSVDITAPDLTQEDRLIFSKDQVMETFKKVFTYILLGVGIGALIHNWIPESWIETVLGSKNPFGVILATLIGVPMYADIFGTIPVAEALLGKGALLGTVLSFMMAVTTLSLPSMIMLRKAVKPKLLGIFIVICTLGITIVGYGFNLAQGLFI, encoded by the coding sequence ATGGGCATAGGAGATTTCATTCAAAATCAGATACTGAGAATGAAGTGGCTTGAGTCGTTGATACACAGCCTACTTACATCACTGGGTCTGGATACGACTGCTCGCATTGGCGGCAGCATACAGTTCTTCCTCTATGATGTGATAAAGATCACTGTTCTGCTTTGCGTGCTGATCTTTATCATCAGCTATATCCAGAGCTATTTCCCGCCGGAGAGAAGCAAGAAAATCATGGGCAGATTCCACGGCATCGGAGCGAACACTGTGGCGGCGTTGCTTGGCACCGTAACGCCATTCTGTTCATGCTCGTCCATTCCTATTTTCATTGGCTTCACCAGCGCGGGACTGCCGCTGGGAGTGACGTTTTCATTCCTGATTTCATCTCCAATGGTCGATCTCGGAAGCCTTGTTCTGCTGATGAGTATCTTCGGTGCGAAAATCGCTATCGTGTATGTGATTGTCGGACTCATTATCGCTGTGATTGGCGGTACGATCATAGAGAAACTTCATCTGGAAAATGAGCTGGAGGATGTCGTAAAGAGTGCGCTGAAGGCGGGCAGCGTGGACATCACAGCTCCTGACCTGACACAGGAAGACCGTCTCATCTTCTCCAAAGATCAGGTCATGGAAACATTTAAGAAGGTTTTTACCTATATACTGCTTGGCGTGGGCATTGGCGCACTCATCCATAACTGGATACCGGAAAGCTGGATCGAAACGGTGCTTGGTAGTAAAAATCCGTTTGGGGTGATTCTCGCAACGCTGATAGGAGTTCCGATGTATGCGGATATTTTCGGGACGATCCCGGTAGCAGAAGCCTTGCTTGGAAAAGGTGCGTTGCTCGGCACGGTTCTGTCTTTTATGATGGCGGTTACCACGCTTTCCCTCCCGTCAATGATTATGCTTCGGAAAGCCGTCAAGCCAAAGCTGCTGGGAATCTTCATCGTGATCTGCACGCTGGGAATCACCATTGTTGGATATGGCTTTAATCTTGCACAAGGCCTGTTCATATAA
- a CDS encoding thioredoxin family protein: MALFGKKKEEVKTEPTCACNGNTEVYEAEACCCGGNSAEKSNENSCCGEAVDGIRCIKVLGEGCKSCHEQYENAKKAVEELGLSVEVEYITDMEKVMAYGVMSMPALVVNEQVVSMGKVLKAAEVIKLFGKLGF, from the coding sequence ATGGCACTGTTTGGAAAGAAAAAAGAGGAAGTCAAAACCGAACCGACCTGCGCCTGCAACGGGAATACTGAGGTTTACGAAGCGGAGGCTTGTTGCTGCGGTGGAAATTCTGCTGAAAAGAGCAACGAAAACAGCTGCTGTGGAGAGGCTGTAGATGGCATCCGTTGCATCAAGGTTTTAGGAGAAGGCTGCAAGAGCTGCCACGAGCAGTATGAGAATGCAAAGAAAGCCGTCGAAGAACTTGGCCTGTCGGTTGAGGTGGAATACATCACCGACATGGAGAAGGTCATGGCCTATGGAGTAATGAGTATGCCTGCATTGGTCGTGAATGAGCAGGTCGTATCGATGGGCAAAGTTCTGAAAGCTGCGGAGGTCATCAAGCTGTTCGGCAAGTTAGGATTCTGA
- a CDS encoding Fic family protein — MKELTHPLILIPCFILDFLCIHPFNDGNGRMSRLLTLLLLYRSGYMVGQYISIEKAIADTKESYHKALADADKLWHEEKNDPKPFIKYMLGVILACYREFEARVTIAEKGGGRSTSYDIVKEFVLNKIGTFTKQEAMMACPSLGSSSVESALKKLVEDGTLTRLGAGRKTHYVRSDAAI, encoded by the coding sequence GTGAAGGAGCTCACTCATCCACTCATACTGATTCCGTGTTTTATACTGGATTTTCTCTGCATTCATCCATTTAATGACGGAAACGGAAGAATGAGCAGACTTCTTACGCTGCTCCTACTTTATCGCAGCGGATATATGGTCGGACAGTATATCAGTATCGAAAAGGCCATTGCGGATACAAAAGAGTCGTATCACAAGGCCTTGGCGGATGCCGACAAACTGTGGCATGAAGAAAAGAATGATCCGAAGCCTTTTATAAAATATATGCTGGGTGTTATACTCGCCTGCTACAGGGAATTTGAGGCGCGAGTGACTATTGCGGAAAAAGGCGGGGGCAGAAGCACATCTTATGATATCGTAAAGGAATTTGTTCTGAATAAAATCGGAACATTTACGAAGCAGGAAGCGATGATGGCCTGTCCGAGTCTCGGAAGCTCCTCCGTGGAATCAGCCCTAAAAAAACTGGTCGAGGATGGAACCCTTACACGATTGGGCGCAGGAAGAAAAACGCACTATGTCCGATCGGATGCTGCCATCTGA
- a CDS encoding DUF6518 family protein: MIAFLEKIRMPQKGDTSKQILATAGFVLFGFALGVFQKWIDGTASNYLPMIFQQLDISNYFGRLALWILLGMIISVYSKSPLRASINTFTFFISMLSGYYLFSSFVLGFLPRTYMMIWIVMSFASFFMAYICWYAKGKGPIAIFISSIIIGILLAQAFSLSPSQGFYMYSLMEVITWILGIIILYRKPKEFAVVLGLSIVIAFLFQSVMPYFG, translated from the coding sequence ATGATAGCATTCCTTGAAAAAATAAGAATGCCACAAAAGGGTGATACGTCAAAACAGATATTGGCAACTGCAGGATTTGTATTATTTGGCTTTGCACTTGGTGTGTTTCAGAAGTGGATTGACGGTACAGCTAGTAACTACTTACCAATGATTTTTCAACAACTTGATATTAGTAATTACTTTGGTAGGTTGGCATTATGGATTTTGTTGGGTATGATAATTTCTGTTTATTCGAAATCACCTTTAAGAGCTTCAATTAATACGTTTACGTTTTTTATAAGTATGTTGTCAGGCTATTATTTGTTTAGTAGTTTTGTTTTGGGATTCCTGCCAAGAACTTATATGATGATATGGATAGTAATGTCATTTGCATCATTTTTTATGGCATACATATGTTGGTATGCAAAAGGAAAAGGACCTATTGCAATTTTCATTTCGAGCATCATTATTGGGATATTATTAGCTCAGGCTTTTAGCCTTAGCCCATCACAAGGTTTTTATATGTATAGCCTTATGGAAGTGATCACATGGATACTAGGTATAATTATCTTATATAGAAAGCCAAAAGAATTTGCTGTTGTTTTAGGATTATCAATTGTAATTGCTTTTTTGTTTCAATCAGTTATGCCATATTTTGGGTAA
- a CDS encoding GNAT family N-acetyltransferase, translating to MDRLRIRRFKIDDLQALYELLSDEEVMRYIEPPYSFPQTEAFLHSAGLSRSPLIYAVETANRDFVGYVIYHDYDEESKEIGWVLRRAFWGRGYADALTKQLIEKAYAEGKLAVLECSPAQAVTKHIAEKFGFSYLGQRDGCEVYQLDRDSWFHVACIDPQTFVISEYRHPEEPHCYLLCGETEAVLIDTGLGISDLRAVVDSLTRLPLTVLTTHVHWDHIGAHRLFARFAVHEAEKDWIADCFPLSTDRVKAQLCSEPCSFPASFAPESYRIFQGEPQLILHDGDRFDLGGRTVEVIHTPGHSPGHCCFYEPERKYLYSGDLIYKGCLDAFYPSTNPQLFYRSVKRLRDYEIRRIFPGHHDLALPVSLIEEIETAFSLLERQGKLKQGKGVFEFGAFRIHI from the coding sequence ATGGACAGGTTAAGAATTCGACGCTTCAAGATAGATGATCTGCAAGCCCTATATGAGCTGCTTTCGGACGAAGAAGTGATGCGCTATATAGAGCCTCCCTATTCGTTTCCGCAGACGGAAGCCTTCTTGCATTCCGCAGGCTTGTCTCGGTCGCCGCTCATTTATGCCGTTGAAACTGCGAATCGTGATTTTGTCGGGTATGTGATTTACCATGACTACGATGAAGAGAGCAAAGAAATCGGATGGGTACTGAGAAGAGCTTTTTGGGGCAGGGGATACGCGGACGCGCTGACAAAACAACTGATTGAAAAGGCCTATGCGGAAGGAAAGTTGGCTGTGCTCGAGTGTAGCCCGGCACAAGCCGTGACGAAGCATATCGCGGAAAAGTTCGGATTCTCATATCTGGGGCAGCGAGACGGCTGTGAGGTCTATCAGCTCGATCGGGACTCCTGGTTTCACGTTGCGTGCATCGACCCGCAGACCTTTGTCATCAGTGAATACCGGCATCCGGAAGAACCGCACTGCTATCTGCTCTGCGGGGAGACGGAGGCTGTGCTGATTGACACGGGACTTGGTATTTCCGATCTCAGAGCTGTCGTGGACAGCCTGACAAGGCTGCCGCTCACTGTGCTCACCACGCATGTTCACTGGGATCACATCGGAGCGCACCGATTGTTTGCGCGCTTTGCGGTGCATGAAGCAGAGAAGGATTGGATAGCGGATTGCTTTCCTTTGTCAACGGATCGGGTGAAAGCGCAGCTCTGTTCCGAGCCCTGCTCGTTTCCGGCATCTTTTGCCCCAGAGTCCTATCGGATCTTTCAAGGAGAGCCTCAGCTAATCCTGCATGACGGAGACCGCTTTGATTTGGGCGGGCGGACGGTTGAGGTCATACACACGCCGGGGCATTCTCCCGGGCACTGCTGTTTTTATGAGCCGGAGAGAAAATACCTGTATTCCGGCGATTTGATTTATAAGGGGTGTCTGGACGCCTTTTATCCCTCCACGAATCCTCAGCTCTTCTACCGCTCGGTCAAACGCCTGCGCGACTACGAGATCCGCAGAATCTTTCCGGGGCATCATGACTTGGCACTTCCGGTTTCTCTGATTGAGGAGATTGAGACAGCCTTTTCTCTCCTGGAGAGGCAGGGAAAATTGAAACAGGGAAAGGGCGTATTTGAGTTCGGAGCGTTCCGAATTCATATCTGA
- a CDS encoding Mbeg1-like protein, protein MELMDYLKWRNDVSLRAAPFNEIDNVLLSYLAYADFGELLHEPKRHVSIETCFKRFCEKHDLSEVRESKHFIERAPLLLEEMVRGARFRGTKVAHFREVFDKEKVQQFAALVFLLPDGTKYVSFRGTDSSITGWKEDFLMSFTAETEGAKEAVSYLNEVAACVEGKLILGGHSKGGNFAMYAAAFCEEAVKDRIVKVYNNDGPGFREEIVRTAAYRELLPKVTNVLPQTSIIGQLLSNEAAHTVVKSTAAGIFQHDLTTWEVTKDKFVGAELDAFSDFVKKSLGTWLETMDDETRKSLVETVFSMIEVTEAETFLEFGENLLKNSGLIIKGLGKLPKEKRSELTAALGSLAEAGRATVLDKMPKLTLPSIATKPRN, encoded by the coding sequence ATGGAACTCATGGATTACTTAAAGTGGAGAAATGACGTGAGCCTTCGGGCAGCGCCGTTTAATGAAATCGACAATGTGCTTTTGTCTTATCTCGCCTATGCGGACTTTGGCGAACTCTTGCATGAACCGAAGCGTCATGTGAGCATCGAAACCTGCTTCAAACGCTTTTGCGAAAAGCACGATTTGTCGGAAGTGCGGGAGAGCAAGCACTTTATCGAGAGAGCGCCGCTGTTACTCGAAGAAATGGTACGTGGGGCGCGCTTTCGGGGGACAAAAGTTGCGCACTTCAGAGAGGTTTTTGACAAGGAAAAGGTGCAGCAGTTTGCGGCACTCGTGTTTCTGCTTCCGGATGGGACCAAGTATGTCTCGTTTCGCGGCACGGATTCGAGTATCACGGGTTGGAAAGAGGACTTTTTGATGAGCTTCACCGCGGAAACCGAGGGCGCCAAGGAGGCGGTTTCCTATCTGAACGAAGTCGCCGCATGTGTCGAGGGTAAGCTCATCCTCGGCGGACATTCCAAGGGCGGCAACTTTGCGATGTATGCTGCCGCATTTTGCGAGGAGGCGGTCAAAGACCGTATTGTCAAAGTCTATAATAACGACGGTCCCGGCTTTCGGGAAGAGATTGTGCGCACCGCGGCGTACCGAGAGCTGCTGCCAAAGGTAACGAATGTTCTCCCGCAGACCTCTATCATAGGGCAGTTACTTTCCAACGAGGCGGCGCATACTGTCGTAAAGAGCACAGCGGCAGGCATCTTTCAGCACGATCTCACGACCTGGGAAGTGACGAAGGATAAATTTGTCGGCGCGGAGTTGGACGCCTTCAGTGATTTTGTCAAGAAATCACTCGGAACTTGGCTTGAAACCATGGATGATGAGACGCGGAAATCCCTGGTCGAGACTGTATTCTCCATGATTGAGGTGACAGAGGCGGAGACCTTCTTGGAGTTCGGAGAGAATTTACTCAAGAATAGCGGGCTTATCATAAAGGGGCTTGGGAAGCTCCCGAAAGAGAAACGAAGTGAGTTGACTGCCGCACTCGGAAGCCTCGCCGAGGCGGGCAGAGCGACCGTGCTCGACAAGATGCCGAAGCTCACTTTGCCTTCCATCGCAACGAAGCCACGCAACTGA
- a CDS encoding class I SAM-dependent methyltransferase, translating to MKGKIWDWYAPIYKRAMRAEERSYAFLYRRIPKLIRGKEVLELATGPGLLAKRIAPVTKRMLATDYSAGMIAEAKKGACPKNLRFEVADALSLPYADASFDAVIIVNALHLLPEPERALREIARVLRPDGILIAPNFVKKRERLAGRCWELLLALAGLRFTNQWTAEEYRAFLEKYGWEVLFYKELRARMPLLYTECKRRAN from the coding sequence ATGAAGGGGAAAATCTGGGATTGGTATGCGCCGATTTATAAGCGGGCCATGCGGGCGGAGGAGAGAAGCTATGCGTTTCTGTATCGCCGCATTCCGAAATTGATTCGCGGCAAGGAAGTGCTGGAACTTGCCACCGGGCCCGGGCTGCTCGCGAAGCGCATTGCGCCGGTCACCAAGCGCATGCTCGCGACGGATTATTCGGCGGGCATGATTGCCGAGGCAAAGAAAGGTGCCTGCCCGAAAAACTTGCGCTTTGAGGTAGCGGATGCTTTATCCCTGCCCTATGCGGACGCGAGCTTCGATGCGGTGATCATTGTGAATGCCCTGCACCTTTTGCCGGAGCCCGAGCGCGCGCTGCGAGAAATAGCCCGTGTGCTAAGACCGGACGGTATCTTGATTGCGCCGAACTTTGTAAAAAAGCGGGAGCGCTTGGCGGGGCGCTGCTGGGAGTTATTGCTTGCTCTGGCGGGGCTCCGATTTACGAATCAATGGACAGCTGAGGAATATAGGGCGTTTCTCGAAAAGTACGGCTGGGAAGTCCTGTTTTATAAGGAGCTGCGCGCGAGAATGCCTCTGCTCTACACAGAGTGCAAAAGAAGAGCGAACTAA
- a CDS encoding sensor histidine kinase has product MGEKAEKQYDYLTLCIHYRIISLLLSTAVFLSGMWEKERFSPTGWGIIFGMFLSCLIGNYLYVRAEKNKDAMRAVLGVELAAYGIFIYLSGGLSSPYLWYVLCCMMISLSGEFDGSTALLAAIWCVACALVGQQNRNPVRLESNILVGVLCTFGNFYVLRRHVQSIREGREELRDLNACLVEENRRSEYALSRVADMYEGFALMAMTDSERVLGELATLIAASVSPEGCVLIRRNEEQMIREIIIRGMPEKQGEELVSRATSMSRSEGEVRVNGQRYQLFSVESGSGDGMLIIGAADAESTAVKESGLKELVRREREFYVRLCGIIFRGLDMQRQMEAYISAEEKNRIADEIHDTVIQKLFGLNCGLKELELFVEKEETKRGAALERIVLLQKTAALTMRELRETVYGRNFARSGEQSFEGRLRSYMEEAERQYAVCIPLEVASGIEELSAAQKTVLYRVACEAVNNAARHGGAKEIRVEIRAEEEGFVLRVKDDGSGFEERRVLSAGGKGLRSMKKVAALLGASLRLESGEGRGTEITLTLPVSAMQRGKGVCIS; this is encoded by the coding sequence ATGGGAGAAAAGGCAGAGAAGCAATACGACTATCTGACACTGTGCATTCATTACCGCATCATCTCCCTTCTGCTCTCGACGGCTGTCTTCTTATCGGGTATGTGGGAGAAAGAGAGATTCTCTCCCACAGGCTGGGGCATTATCTTCGGTATGTTTCTGTCCTGTCTCATCGGAAATTATCTCTATGTTCGAGCGGAAAAGAACAAGGATGCGATGAGAGCCGTGCTCGGTGTGGAGCTCGCGGCCTACGGTATTTTTATTTACCTGAGCGGGGGGCTCTCGAGTCCTTATCTCTGGTACGTACTCTGTTGCATGATGATCAGCTTAAGCGGTGAGTTCGACGGGAGCACAGCTTTGCTCGCGGCAATCTGGTGTGTGGCCTGCGCCTTGGTGGGGCAGCAGAACAGAAATCCGGTAAGGCTTGAGAGCAACATTCTGGTGGGGGTTCTTTGCACCTTCGGAAACTTCTATGTGTTGCGGCGACACGTGCAGTCCATACGCGAAGGACGGGAAGAACTGCGAGACCTAAACGCTTGTCTTGTGGAGGAAAACCGGCGCAGCGAGTACGCGCTTTCCCGTGTCGCGGACATGTATGAAGGCTTCGCGCTCATGGCGATGACGGATTCCGAACGGGTGCTCGGGGAGCTTGCCACCTTGATTGCGGCGAGTGTATCGCCCGAGGGTTGCGTCCTGATACGGCGCAACGAAGAACAGATGATACGCGAAATCATCATCCGCGGTATGCCGGAAAAACAGGGGGAAGAGTTGGTATCCCGCGCTACGTCGATGAGTCGAAGCGAAGGAGAAGTGCGGGTCAACGGGCAGCGCTATCAGCTCTTTTCCGTTGAGAGCGGCAGCGGAGACGGCATGCTCATCATAGGGGCAGCGGATGCGGAAAGCACTGCGGTAAAGGAGAGCGGTCTTAAGGAGCTTGTTCGGCGTGAGCGGGAGTTTTACGTACGGCTCTGCGGCATTATTTTTCGCGGGCTCGATATGCAGAGGCAGATGGAGGCGTATATTTCCGCGGAGGAAAAGAACCGGATTGCGGACGAAATTCACGACACGGTTATCCAGAAACTTTTCGGTTTAAACTGCGGTTTGAAGGAACTGGAACTCTTTGTGGAGAAGGAGGAGACAAAGCGGGGGGCCGCGCTGGAGCGGATTGTGCTTCTCCAAAAGACGGCGGCACTCACCATGCGGGAGCTGCGGGAGACGGTTTACGGGCGAAATTTTGCCCGCAGCGGGGAGCAAAGTTTTGAGGGAAGGCTTAGAAGCTATATGGAGGAAGCGGAACGGCAGTACGCTGTCTGTATTCCGCTTGAAGTTGCAAGCGGTATCGAAGAACTCTCGGCGGCGCAGAAGACAGTGCTTTACCGCGTGGCCTGCGAGGCCGTCAACAATGCCGCGCGGCACGGAGGAGCAAAAGAAATCCGGGTGGAGATTCGCGCGGAGGAAGAAGGCTTTGTCCTGCGCGTAAAAGACGACGGAAGCGGCTTTGAGGAAAGAAGAGTTCTGAGTGCCGGGGGCAAGGGACTTCGCAGTATGAAGAAGGTTGCGGCACTCCTCGGCGCATCGCTTCGCTTAGAGAGCGGTGAAGGACGGGGAACGGAAATCACACTCACCCTTCCGGTGAGCGCTATGCAAAGGGGGAAAGGCGTATGTATCTCGTAG
- a CDS encoding LuxR C-terminal-related transcriptional regulator, which produces MYLVVDDHPLARKGLEQIIHMYCPEEEVLEAGTVREAVSRMGEAAVSVAFIDIRLGAESGFDVLKWVKESRRDVRTIFITSSSRESDFFRAREMGVDAYILKDAFVDEIMFGLRAVQRGNKFYSAALVEKLNQAAEEDRKLEELTEREIEVLRLMSRGCSNAEIGDLLFISLGTVKKHVSSILGKLGFKSRVEAVLFAGKCDSLSELSV; this is translated from the coding sequence ATGTATCTCGTAGTGGATGACCATCCGCTGGCGCGGAAGGGACTCGAGCAGATCATTCATATGTATTGTCCGGAGGAAGAGGTTCTGGAGGCGGGAACGGTGCGAGAAGCGGTGTCGCGCATGGGGGAGGCTGCGGTCAGCGTGGCCTTTATCGACATCCGCCTCGGCGCGGAGAGCGGTTTCGATGTGCTCAAATGGGTCAAGGAAAGCCGCCGCGACGTGCGTACCATCTTCATCACTTCATCTTCGCGGGAGAGCGATTTCTTCCGAGCGCGGGAGATGGGGGTGGATGCCTATATCTTAAAAGACGCCTTTGTGGATGAGATTATGTTCGGACTGCGCGCCGTGCAGCGCGGCAATAAGTTCTATTCCGCCGCGCTCGTGGAAAAACTGAATCAGGCGGCAGAGGAGGACAGAAAACTCGAGGAGCTCACGGAGCGCGAAATCGAGGTTCTGCGTCTCATGAGTCGCGGCTGCTCCAACGCGGAAATCGGAGATTTATTGTTTATCTCCCTCGGGACGGTCAAGAAACATGTGAGCAGCATACTCGGGAAGCTCGGATTTAAGAGTCGCGTGGAGGCGGTGTTGTTTGCGGGGAAGTGCGACAGTCTTTCGGAACTCAGCGTATAA
- a CDS encoding signal peptidase I has translation MTGAFFFLLFLLVGTAVPACKALLEGNLTLSLLCYGSMAALLFFALPRVGVHRRAALRRGMRIYALTGAAIFIALRFVSAVFMKCLKGSPYDGSIGGMVRNVLLVLLPLIVREGVRAYGLGLSRKHVRHRTLSAVLLTLLFALLELNVQRALRLEGAENRFVFAAETVLPALARNALQTGLVLSGGMWPSVLYSGGIGIFERIFPFLPDLPWLANAAIGLCFPVFFLLFVRERFRAEEFGEQTEPQGSSLGWYAELLAAVIFYWFCVGVFPVYPTVILTGSMEPVIHPGDVVLVRKLREEQEIKALSEGTVISFRRGDISITHRILAVREDEAGNRTFITKGDNNPSADTEVVHPNDISGTVIRVVPRVGIPVLLLNSRRKVPTEIQQGLRDEKATP, from the coding sequence ATGACGGGCGCCTTCTTTTTCCTGTTGTTTTTACTGGTCGGAACTGCCGTTCCGGCGTGCAAAGCGCTTTTGGAGGGAAATTTGACGCTCTCCCTTCTCTGCTACGGAAGTATGGCGGCTTTGCTCTTCTTTGCGCTGCCGAGAGTCGGTGTGCATCGTCGCGCTGCCCTTAGGAGGGGAATGCGCATCTATGCACTGACCGGTGCGGCAATTTTCATAGCGCTCCGTTTTGTGAGCGCTGTTTTTATGAAATGCCTGAAGGGGAGCCCCTATGACGGCTCAATCGGCGGTATGGTACGGAATGTGCTTCTCGTTCTTCTGCCGCTCATTGTGCGCGAGGGCGTTCGCGCCTACGGTTTGGGGCTCAGCAGAAAGCACGTACGCCACCGCACGCTTTCCGCGGTTTTGTTGACCCTGTTGTTTGCCCTGCTGGAACTCAATGTGCAGCGGGCACTGCGACTGGAAGGCGCGGAAAATCGCTTTGTGTTCGCGGCGGAAACCGTGCTCCCCGCGCTTGCACGGAATGCTCTGCAGACCGGGCTGGTGCTGAGCGGGGGAATGTGGCCCTCGGTACTATACAGCGGCGGCATAGGTATTTTTGAACGGATCTTTCCCTTCCTGCCGGATCTTCCTTGGCTTGCGAATGCCGCCATAGGACTTTGTTTTCCGGTTTTCTTTCTCCTCTTTGTCAGGGAGCGCTTCCGCGCGGAGGAGTTCGGGGAGCAGACAGAGCCGCAGGGCAGTTCTCTTGGCTGGTACGCGGAACTTCTTGCGGCCGTGATCTTTTATTGGTTCTGTGTCGGGGTGTTTCCGGTTTATCCGACGGTCATACTGACCGGCAGTATGGAACCTGTCATTCATCCGGGCGATGTGGTACTGGTGCGGAAACTCCGAGAAGAACAGGAGATCAAGGCACTTTCGGAGGGAACGGTCATCAGCTTCCGGCGGGGAGATATCAGCATTACACACAGAATTCTTGCGGTGCGCGAGGACGAGGCGGGGAACCGCACGTTTATCACGAAGGGGGACAATAACCCTTCCGCGGACACCGAAGTTGTTCACCCGAACGATATCAGCGGCACGGTGATTCGGGTCGTTCCGCGGGTCGGCATTCCCGTACTGCTATTAAACAGCAGGAGGAAGGTTCCGACGGAAATTCAGCAGGGCTTACGAGATGAGAAAGCGACCCCTTAA